Within the Bacillus mesophilus genome, the region CTAATGAAACATTTAAGATGCCAGGTGGAATTGTGAGAAGATCGTATTGTACCATTTCAGGTTTACTTCCATCAGACTTATGTAAAGAGGCTGGTCTAGTACAAACCGATATTTTCAATGCTAACTTTGTGCCTAGAAAAGTTGATGATACATTAGAAAAGGGTAAATTCATAACGCTAGGTGATAAAGCTTATCGTGCCTTAGATTCAACACCTGCTGAGTTTACAACAGATGGAGTTATGATTAAGAAGGAGTTTCTAGAAGAAAATAACCTTAAGAGTGCTGCAGAGCTAATGAAATTACTTTCTAAGCAAGCTACTTTTAAAAATGTTGTGGTTCCTGAAGACGAACCACTCGCCGATAATGGATCCGCACCTAGCCCAACTGATAAAGTTGGTATCTCAGGAAATAAATTAACATGGGCAAAGCATGGCCATAATGATATCGTTGGATACCGCATTTACCGTGCTGAAAACTTCTCCGATCAATTCAAAAAGGTTGGAAGTATGTCAGTTAAGGATTTCACTGAAAATGGTGGATTCGCAATCAACTCTACTATTGCAGCATATTACGTGACAGCTGTTGATGTAGCGGGTAGAGAAGGAGCACCTTCAAAACACGCTTTAAAAGGCGAATGGCTGAAGGAAAAACCACCAGAGCCTGAACCTGAAAAGCCAGAACCAAAACCTGAGGATCCAAAGAAGCCAGAAGATCCAAAGAAACCTGTAGATCCTCCAAAAGACCCTGTTGACCCAGTTGATCCGGTAGATCCAATAGATCCAGCAGATCCTGCAGATCCTCCTGCAGGACAGTAATGAGTAATAACAAAAAACCTATGACGGTAATCGTCATAGGTTTTTTTTGATTTCTTTAGCATGATATACTATTAACAAAAGAACCTCAATACATATTCGTATCGAGGTCACTTTTTTAATCTTCTAAAGTAGATAAATCACCAGTAGGTAAATTCAACTCCCAAGCTTTCAGAACACGTCTCATAATTTTCCCGCTACGTGTTTTAGGTAGCTTATCTTTGAATTCGATTTCCCTTGGTGCTGCATGTGCTGCTAAGCCTTTCTTAACAAAAAGTCTTATCTCTTCTTTTAATTCGTCTGATGGTTCAAAGCCTTGTCGTAATGCAATAAAGGCTTTAATGATCTCGCCACGAACTGGATCTGGAATCCCGATTACTCCTGCTTCAGCGATGGCGGGATGCTCCACAAGCTTGCTTTCTACTTCAAATGGCCCTACTCTCTCTCCAGATGTCATAATTACATCATCAACGCGTCCTTGAAACCAGAAGTACCCATCTTCATCCATGTAGGCTGAGTCTCCCGAAACGTACCAATCTCCAGGCATGAAATAAGATTCATATTTTTGCTGGTTATTCCAAATCGTATACATCATAGAAGGCCAACCCTTTTTAATAGCAAGGTTCCCCATTCGATTTGGTGGAAGCTCATTACCTTGGTCATCAACGATTGCCGCTTTGACACCAGGTATTGGCTTACCCATTGAACCTGGTTTAATCTCCATACATGGATAGTTACAGATTAATTGAGCACCTGTTTCGGTCATCCACCAAGTATCATGAACCCTTAAGTTGAATACTTTCATTCCCCAACGAATAACTTCAGGATTCAACGGCTCTCCAACACTCAGAATGTGACGTAGCGATCCAAGGTTAAACTTCTTAACTACTTCGTCACCTGCACCCATCAGCATTCTAAATGCAGTTGGAGCACTATACCAAACTGTAACCCCATATTCTTCAATGGTTTCGTACCATGCCTCTGGACTAAATCTTCCACCTACTACAACATTAGAAGCACCAACAAGCCATGGTCCAAAAATACCATACGAAGTACCCGTTACCCAGCCTGGATCTGCTGTACACCAGTATATATCCTCTTCCTTCAAATCTAGTACCCATTTAGCAGTTTGATAGTGCTGAATCATGGCATTTTGGACATGTAAAACTCCCTTTGGTTTGCCCGTTGATCCAGATGTATAATGGAGTATCAGTCCATCAGTTTTCGACAACCATTCAATTTCGAGATGCTTGCTAGCATCCTTCATTTTTGCATAGTAATCTATAAACATACCGTCTTCATGTACATTTTCACCAACTAAAATAACCGATTTCAAGGCTGGTAGATCTTCCAAAGGAACGCGCTCTAGTAGTGAAGGAGTTGTTACTAAAACCTTCGCCTCACTATCTAGTAAACGATCCTTAACAGCGCCTTCCATAAATGCTTCAAAAAGCGGACCAACAATCGCCCCTAATTTAATTGCTCCTAGTACCATAAAATAAAGCTCTGGAGAACGCGGCATAAAAATGAACACTCGATCTCCCTTTTCAACATCAGCTGACTGCTTAAGTACATTTGCAGCTCTATTAGATGATTCCTTCATATCTTTAAATGTATATTTCTCATTACGAGAAGAGTCCTTATAGTAGAGGGCTACTTTGTTTTTTCTGGCAGTGTCAACATGCTTATCAATTGCCTCATATGCCAAATTCAATCGACCCGTAGAGTGCCACGAAAATTCCTTTTCTACTTCATCCCAAGAAAATTGGTTTTTTACATCATCATAACTATTTAGATTAAAATCTCCTTTTATTACAGGAAGCGCTTCCAACTTCATTACTCTTCTCCCCCTTTATGTAATCTTTTCTGTTATATTATAATATAATTACAAGTTTTTCTCAATTTTTAAAAAATTCCCTTATTCTACTTTTTTCTCCACTATTAACATTGAAAACGCTTTACATCTATTCGCATCAGTATAATAATAGAGGTAGATTAAAGTAAGGCGTATCTTACAATAAAGTTATTGGCGGTGATGTAATGCTTCATAAAAAAACATACAACGCAATGGAATTAAAAACACAACATGGTACCCTGATTATCGAAGGACCAATCCCGTCTGAAAAACTTGCATCTTATGAATTTCATGAAGACTTAACTTCCTTTCGAGTTCCTGAGCAACAGAAAAAAGCGCTTGTTGAAATCGCTAAACTCCCTGAAGGAAGAATTATAGTTGCAAGAGATCAGCATATGATCGTCGGGTATGTTACTTATTTATATCCAGACCCACTAGAACGATGGTCTGAAGGTAAAATGGAAAATCTAATTGAGCTTGGTGCAATTGAGGTCATTCCAAAATATCGTGGAAAGTCTGTTGGAAAGAATCTTTTAACTGTTTCGATGATGGATGATGCTATGAACGATTATATTATTATCACAACTGAATATTACTGGCATTGGGACTTAAAAGGAACAGGCTTAAATGTATGGGAATATCGAAAAGTAATGGAGAAGATGATGAATTCTGGTGGTCTTATTTGGTTTGCAACTGATGATCCAGAAATTAGCTCCCATCCTGCGAATTGTCTCATGGTTAGAATTGGTTCACGCGTTGATCCAGATTCCATTCAACAATTTGACAGATTAAGATTTAGACATCGTTTTATGTATTAGTTCATCTTTAAGTACATACATGCAATATGAGGTCGACTTCACCTCTTATATATTAATTCTTCATGGGAAGGAGGATCTTTATGGTTGCAGTTTTGATGAAAGAGACTACTGAAATAAGCTCAACTTCTAACAATGACAGTCAGCAAAACAAGGCGAAACTTCTTAAACAAAGAATAAAGAAAAGAGATCCAGGTGTACGTTATGACTAATCATAAGTCCATTTTTATTCATTCACCTAAAATAGAAGAATATAAATTTAACGATTATCATCCTTTTAATCAAATAAGGGTAACTGCCACAAAGGACTTATTGGAACTAAATTCTTCTCTAAGTTCTGCTCATGTAATCGAACCAAGGATGGCAACCGATAAAGAGTTGGCTTTATTCCATGATGCTGAATATATACAGGCGATTAAGAAGGCTAGTATGGGTCAGTTAAATGAAGAAATGAGCTCAAGCTATGGAATAGGGACTGAGGATACCCCAATCTTTCCTAACATGCATGAAGCAAGCGCAAGGCTTGTTGGTGGCACTTTAACTGCGGTTGACCATATAATGAACGGACAGGCAGATCACGCCTTACATTTGGGCGGAGGATTACATCATGGCTTTAAAGCAAAAGCCTCTGGTTTCTGTGTTTATAACGATATTGCGGTTGCTATTAAGTATATTCAGGAAACTTATAACCTGAGAATCTTATATGTGGATACAGATGCCCATCACGGTGACGGTGTTCAAATGGCGTTTTATGATGATCCTACTGTCTGTACCCTTTCTATTCATGAAACAGGGCGCTACCTTTTTCCTGGTACAGGTACGACTTACGAAAGAGGCTACGGAGAAGGATATGGATATTCCTTTAATATTCCTCTAGATGCTTTTACAGAGGATGACTCTTTTTTAGAAGCATATGAAACCGCTTTAAATGAGATTGCGGCTTATTTTAAACCTGATATCATTATCACACAAAATGGTGCCGATGCTCACTACTTAGATCCACTTACCCATTTGTCCTGTACAATGAAAATCTTTGAAGCAATCCCTAAGCTAGCTCATAAAATTGCACACCAATATTGTCAAGGTAGATGGATAGCAGTGGGTGGCGGTGGATATGACCTTTGGAAGGTAGTCCCTAGAGCTTGGTCTATGATTTGGCTTGAAATGACTGAACAGTCCTCTGCATATAAGCAAGATCTTCCAAAGGAATGGATAAACCGATGGCAGGAAAAGGCCTCAGTTGAACTTCCAACTACGTGGTTTGATCCTCCTAATCTAGTAAAACCGATACCAAGGAAGATTGAAATCAACGGGAAAAATAGCCATATACTTAACCAGGCATTAAGTCACATTCGAGTTACTTAGAAACGCCTGCTTGTATTCTTTGAATGATTTAACTAGCTTATAGTAGCAAAGGGCTAATAATGATAATCCATTATTAGCCCTTCATTTATGTTTTTATTTATTTTGTTGATTTTCGGAATTCAATTCGGTGAGGTAATACGACAATATGATCCTCAACCTTTTCTTTATTCATTAGCTTTGTTAGTAACCTCATTGCAACAGCACCTATGTCATACATCGGTTGTACAACCGTCGTTAACTGTGGACGTACCATTGTGGCAAGGCGAGTATTGTCAAAACCAATAATTTCTACATCATCTGGAATAACTTTACCACGGTCCTGTGCACTATGAATGACCCCTAGAGCCATTTCATCAGTTGCAACAAAAATAGCAGTAAGTGGACTTGACAGTTCACTTAATTTTTCATACCCCTCAATTCCTGAGTCGTATGAATAATCTCCCTCCATTACTAGTTCCTCTTGATAAGGAATACCCTTTTCAGCTAATGCTTGACGATAGCCTTCAAGCTTCTCTTCAGAATTAATAAGGTCATGTAAGGGCCCGGATACAAAAGCTACTTGCTTGTGTCCTCTTTCAAGCAAATTGGTTACTGCATCGAATGCAGCCTGCTTATAATCGATATTCACGGAAGGAATTTGGTTGCTCTTTTCAAGAGTAGCTGCCAATACGATTGGAACTGGAGACTTTTTGAATTCAGCAACATGTTCTTCTGAAATATTGCCTCCCATAAATACAATTCCATCTACTTGTTTCCCAAGCATCGTATTTAGAAGGTGAAGTTCCTTATCTTTATTTTGGTCAGAATTACTTAAGATAATATTATATTTGTACATAGTTGCGATATCTTCGATTCCACGAGCTAACTCTGCAAAAAAGATACTTGATATATCAGGAATAATGACCCCAACAGTGGTTGTCTTCTTACTAGCCAACCCTCTTGCTACCGCGTTAGGTCTATATCCTAAACGTTCAATTGCTTCTAATACTTTTTTTCTAGTTGCAGGTTTTACATTTGGATTTCCGTTCACTACTCGTGACACGGTAGCCATCGAGACATTTGCCTCTCTAGCTACATCATAGATCGTAATATTCAATGTCATGCTCCTCCTTGTTATCATGAAAAAACTAAGTATGTAAAATATAGCCATAATTTTAGAATTTTTTGTATGTTACTAATGATACGATACAAACGCTTGTACCGCAATGTCTTTACCATCATTTTCAACCTTTATTTAGTTAAAGATTCAGATTTATGACAAATTTCCTCCAGATAATTGAAATTACTTTTTAAATATAATGTTAACAGATCATTTATGTAAATACTTCTTGTTAAACAAGTAAAAACCTTCCAACTTTTTAAGAGGGAAGGTTAATGTATCTACGCTTTTATTGGCATAAAAGCATGCAATTCATCTAGGAAATGATTGAATTGCTCAATATTCATTTGTTGAGCAGAATCCGATAAAGCGACTGCAGGATCTGGGTGTACTTCCGCCATAATACCATCTGCACCAATGGCGAGTGCAGCCTTTGCAGTTGGCAATAACAAGTCACGTCTACCCGTTGAATGAGTAACATCGACCATTACCGGTAAATGTGTTTCTTGCTTTAAGATAGGAACAGCTGAAATGTCTAACGTGTTTCTCGTAGCTTTTTCGTAAGTTCTAATTCCACGTTCACAAAGAATGATCTGACCATTACCTCGTGAATTAATATATTCAGCAGCATTTATAAACTCCTCAATCGTTGCTGCTAACCCTCGCTTTAACAAGACAGGCTTATTTACAGAACCCGCTGCTTTAAGTAATTCAAAGTTTTGCATATTTCGAGCACCAATTTGTATAACATCAATGTATTCAATTGCTTCTTCAATATCAGCAGGATTTACAATTTCGCTAATAACCGCTAAATCATATTCTGTCGCTACTTTTTTAAGAATCTTTAAACCTTCTAATCCTAAGCCTTGGAAATCATATGGTGATGTTCTTGGTTTAAATGCTCCACCTCTTAGAAGCTTTAAGCCTCTAGCTTTCACGGCCTCTGCTACCTTCGCAGTTTGTTCATAGCTCTCGACTGCACATGGACCAAATATAAAATGTGGTTTTCCATCACCAATCATTTCGCCTTTAAGATTAACGATTGTATTTTCTGGCTTCTTTTTTCTTGAAACTAACAAAGCTTTACGATGATCGTTTTCTTGTAACTCTAAACCCGCCTTAAAGATTTCTTTAAAGATATGTTGCAGAGTAGAAGTTTCAAATGGACCCTCATTTTCAGTAGCAATTTTATCAAGCATATATCTCTCACGAACAGGGTCGAATCGATTAACCCCCTGGGTTTCTTTTACCTTACCAATTTCTTTAACAATTTTCGCGCGCTCATTTAAAAGTGTTAGCAGTTTTAAATTCACATCATCTAATTGTTCTCTTAGCTGATCTAGCTCAACATTACTCATCTCAAACATCCTTTCTATTTGTTTAAATAACTTTGAAAATATGGTACATTTCTATTAATTAGAATTTATTATAAACGATATATAAATCGTTGTCACGAATTCCACTTTATTAATTAAACGCTTTTAAGCGATAAAGTATTATATGTATGTACTAAGGTAGAGGTGATGCTTCCATGCAGGAACAGCCTATTATTTTTTCACTTGATATAGGTACAAGGTCCGTAGTTGGCCTTATTATTAAAAAAGTTAATGATTTATATGAAGTCATTGATATTGAGTCTATTGAGCATTCTGAACGGTCAATGGTAGATGGGCAAATTCATGATGTACGATCGGTTTCAAATGTCATTACACAAGTAAAGCATAAGTTGGAGCAGAAACATGGGCCACTACATAAGGTGTGTGTTGCAGCAGCAGGCCGTGCTTTAAAGACAGAAAGGGCTAAAGTGACTCTTGATATAAAACGGAAGCCGCTGATTCAAAAAGAAGATATCCTTCACATGGAATTAAGTGCTGTACAACAAGCACAATTTGCCCTTGCTTCTAAGTATACGGATGAAAACAATCATTATTACTATTGTGTAGGTTATTCGATCATGCATTATCACTTAGATGGAGAAGAGATTGGGAACCTAATGGACCAACAAGGTGAAGAAGCATCTGTAGAAATTATTGCAACCTTCTTGCCAAAAATTGTTGTGGAATCATTACTATCTGCCTTGCAACAATCTGGATTAGAAATGGAAGCACTTACCTTAGAGCCAATTGCGGCAATTAATGTTCTGATTCCGCCTTCAATGAGAAGACTAAACGTTGCTCTAGTTGATATTGGTGCAGGAACATCTGATATCGCTATTACTGATGAAGGAACAGTCGTCGCATATGGGATGGTTCCGATTGCCGGAGATGAGATAACTGAGGCAATCAGCGATGAGCTATTGTTAGATTTTCCATTAGCTGAAAAGGCAAAGCGCGACTTATATACACATGAAAACATCCTAATTGAAGATATTCTTGGTTTTGAAACCGAAATTTCACGATTGGATGTTATTAATAAGATAACAGATACAATAGATCTGTTAGCAAATTCTATTTGCCAAGAAATCCTACGTTTAAATAGAAAGTCACCAAAGGCGATTATGCTAGTAGGTGGTGGAAGCCTAACACCTGAGCTTCCGAAAAGAATAGCTAACATGTTAGAACTACCTGAAAATAGAGTAGCTATAAGAGGCATTGATGCCATTAAGAATATCAAGTTAGCCGATCACCTATTACGAGGACCTGAACTCGTGACACCGATTGGTATAGCGATTGCTTCTGGACAAAGCCCAGTTCAATATCTTACGGTATATGTAAACGATCGCCCAGTTAGGTTATTTGATATGAAGCAACTAACTGTTGGTGATTGTTTACTTGCTGCTGGAATTAATATGAACAAGCTCTATGGTAAACCTGGGATGGCTATTATGATTACTTTAAATAATCGTGAATATACAATACCAGGTAATCATGGGTTAGCCCCAACTTTGCTGATCAATGGCACACCCTGCATGTTAGATTCTCTAGTAAGGAATGGTGATCAGCTATTAGTAGAAAAAGGTGAAGACGGAAAAGCAGCTTCCATTACAGTTAGTGAGCTAGTTGATGAACCTCCCACAAAAAGTATCGTCTTAAACGAAAGGCTAGAAAAAATAAGAGCTACTATAATGAGGAACGGAAAACCAATCCATGCCACTGATTTTGTAAAGGATCATGACAATCTCACCTATCATTTCCCAGAAACCATTGAAGAAATTTTAAACAGCATAAATGCTTCTAATCTTACCCAACTACTGAAACCATTCTCAGTAAGTGTAAACAGTAGAAAAGTCTCCTTACATTCTCATAGTGGAAAAATAGTTAAAAACAAACGTGAAGTGCCGAAAGAATCAGGTTTTATCGATCAGGATATAGTTGAAATCGTAGCTGGTCCTCCTCTTCTTGTTAAAGAATTGGCAGAGCACCTTCAGCTAATATTGACAGATTCCACCACTGTGTTTTTTAGAGGAGAAAAAATTACGTTAACAAGAGAGTCTGTTAAGATACTTAAGGATGGAGCAGTATTAAAGGAAACAGATATCATTGAAAATGGAGACTCTATACAAACAGTAACCACTAAAACAAGTCCCTTTATATTTCAAGACATTTTTAGGTTCATTGATTTAGAGCTTCCTACTATCGGAATTAAAGGTTTTAAACTTCTACGTAACGAAAAGGAAGTAGGCTTTGACGAGACACTTGTTCCTGGAGATCAACTGGATATTGTTTTTTAGTTTCTGTATATAAAAGTATGTTGAAATAAAAAAACATAAATAAAGACTAAGCCAACGCTACTCACTAGGAATTGCGATTGCTTAGTCTCTTTTTTCGTTAATCAATGTGACTTAGCCTGTTTATTCCAGACTTTCTTCTGCATAATTATGGTTACTATTCCTATGATTAATACAAATACCGCACTAAACACAAGACCTAACCGAATGGTCTCTTCCATCAGAGTACCACTAATTGCAGCCAGAATTAGGAGGATACCAGTAAAGGCTAGTATTTTCCCCCAAGCTTTTACTTTTAATATTTTAAGACCCGAAATAATAATAAATGACCAATTTAGTAAAATCAATATACCAGCAGCGGTTGTGATATACTCATAAATTTTTCCTGGTAGCAAGAAAGCCGTAATGATTGATGCAATTAATCCTGCAGTTGCTAATGCTAATGATGGGAGAGGAAGGTCCTTCCACTTCTTAAGTTTTTTAGAAAATAGCTTAGGTGCGTCTCCACTATCAGCTAGCGTAACTAAAAGAGTCGTTACTCCGAACAGTGCGGCTGTCATTGTTGAGAATCCAGCAATGATAATTGCCCCATTAAACACATGCGGGAAAAAATCTAAGTTATACTGAGATAAGGCTGTCACAAAAGGACTTTCCTTATGAGTAAAAGCACCATGCTTTGCTAGAATAACCGCTAGTCCCAGTGATGCAACGTAAATAGTAACAAGTAAGATTAACATGATAATTCCCGCTTTAGGAGAATCTTCTTTATTCTTTAGCTTTGTTGCTAGGAGACCAATGACTTCAATTCCCCCATAAGCATAAAATGCATAAATTAAAGAAGCCCAAAACCCTTTAAATCCTTCTGGAAATAATTCTTTTGTTGTATTTGGAAAACTAGGTGTTTTAGGGTCTCCACCAATCCAGCCAAATAAGGCTGCAACTGCTAAAATAATAAACATGATAATGGCTGCTGTTTTTATAATGGCAAATAAGTTTTCTGCCTTATTAAAGCCATTGGCCCCTGTTAAAACCACAATAATTGATAGGATGGCATAACCAGAAGCAAAAATCCAAAGTGGGACATTGGGAAACCAAAACCTTGAAAGAATTGAAAGTGCTGTAAGTTGACTCCCCATTATAAGTATATTTGATCCCCAGTAATTCCAACCACAACTAAATCCTGCCCATCTTCCATATGCTTTGTTCGCATAATAACAAAACGAGCCCTCTTGTGGATCTTGAGCCGTCATTTTTGCTAACAAATTATATACAATGTATGTCCCTATTGCTGCTAATATAAATGAGAAAACGATAGATGGCCCTGTAACTTTAATACCAATAGCAGAACCTAAGAAAAATCCAGTTCCAATTGTACAGCCCACACCGATTAATGATAACTGCCACCATTTAAGTGTACCTGCGCCACCTTTTTTTCCCTGACCTGAATTTTCATTAGGAACAAAGAAATCCAAACTATATCCCTCCTTTATCTTTTTAGAATTCCTCTAGATAAATGTAAAGGGATGATTTTACTCCGAATCACTGTCGCTCTTCAGGCCTGGCAAAGATCTGTATATTTGTGTATAAAGACTTCCTTGTACAATATTCTCTTCCATAAACTCAGTGATAAGCTCTTTATACTCTTCATCTTCAAACATTTTTTTGCTTTGTAGTTCCATCTCGGCTAGTCCTTCAAAGATAGACAAAAAGGAATATTGAAAGTCTTCACCTGAGATTGGAGACAATATTTCGGTTTTGTGATCATAGTGTTCATTGCGATAATTTTGAATGGTTCTCACATTCTTAATCGCTTCACTTAACTGATCCTGTTTAATTTCAAATGTTTGATAAACGTATACTGACATAGTCACCCTCCAGATTTATATAGACATCATGCTTAGAGTAACCTGCAGGTGATACTCGTATTCATGCACTGGAGATAGTAAAGCTATCCGAATATGTGCGCAACCTCCTGTTGCAACAAGGGGTATTGACCGAGGAAAAAGCGGATTCTTTTTTCAAGGGGCTGGGTGCGGGAGGCGAATTACTATGCAAAGGCTTTGTTAAAACTTAATTCCTATTATCAATAAAAAAACTAGGAGATTTCCTAGTCCTTTCTAAATTTTTTTAATAATAAATGAACAATTATGAGCGATAATCCTACGGTTAAACCTAGTAGTCCACCTACCTGTCCTCCTAATTCATAACCACGAGCACCATTAAAAATAAAATCCTCAAAATGGTTTCCACCAACATTCATACCTAAGAAAAATCCCATAATCGTCAATGCCAACACAAAAATTAAATATATCGTTAATACCTTCAAAATGTCACCCCATTATTTTATTTTGATGAAAAATGCCTCTATTTCTTCTTTATTGAACGAACTCCCAATTCTATAATCATTATGATTGATTATTCTATAATGTTTAGAAATAATGTTTTGTTGTAATTTATATAGTTCTGAAGAATTGATTTCTCTCCACCATACATGTCCGCCTAATGTTTTCTCCTTGACTTCTAAAATGTTCTCGTGAGCAATAGTTTCTAAAATTTCTATTGGGGAATCACCCAAAGTTGATTCTAATATAGAACTCGTTCTAAACAACGCACATAATGCTACAGTTGTAGTCCAATTCGCATGTATTCTACCCTTTTCAATTTGTACAAGTGTTTTTTTAGAAATTCCTAGTATTTCTGCCATTTTATCTTGTGTATAATCTACTTCTACCCTAATTAATTTAAATTTACTACTTAACAACTCGATTAACTCTTCCTTTGTCATTTTGTTATTTTCCTTTTTTGAGTAATAAAATTCCATTAATCATAATGATTATGAAAAATGATGCAATATAAATCATAGCTCCGTTAACTTGACTGAACCCATCCGATGCAACGATAAACCACCAAATTACACCGGCAGATAATATGAGCAAGCTTAATAAGGTTGGAACAAAAAACCTTAATGTATTGCTAGTTATTTTTCTACTTTTTCTTATAAATACAATAGAACTCATTAATGCTATAGCAATGATTGAGAAAAATAATAAAGTTTCCATTATCATCACCTTTTCTCCTTTTAGTGTAATTTTACACTAAAGGAAACATTTGTCAATTGTGTTTTTCCCATTTTATTGAAATAAAAAAAGAAAAGAAAAAAACCAAATCACAATAAATTGTGATTTGGCCTTTTTTGATTTATTGACTATCTAATTGCTTCTGTTAAAGAACGATTAGTGATTTTCCAATGAGAAGCATTCCAAACCACTTCACCATTTTTAAAAAATAAGGCTTGTGGTGATTCATGCTTGATTTCATGTTTTTCAGCTATGTAGTTTGAAAGATCACGCTCTTCTTGAACATAAAGATAAAAGGTTGGTACGTCAGCATGATCGTTAACAAATTTTTCATATTCATCAAATGCAGCTGTACTAACTGGACAAGTTAGACTGTGCTTAATCACTAAGAACTCCGACGTACTTACCTTTATATTCTCAAATTGTTCTATGGTTGAGACTCTAGTTTTCA harbors:
- the acsA gene encoding acetate--CoA ligase, with product MKLEALPVIKGDFNLNSYDDVKNQFSWDEVEKEFSWHSTGRLNLAYEAIDKHVDTARKNKVALYYKDSSRNEKYTFKDMKESSNRAANVLKQSADVEKGDRVFIFMPRSPELYFMVLGAIKLGAIVGPLFEAFMEGAVKDRLLDSEAKVLVTTPSLLERVPLEDLPALKSVILVGENVHEDGMFIDYYAKMKDASKHLEIEWLSKTDGLILHYTSGSTGKPKGVLHVQNAMIQHYQTAKWVLDLKEEDIYWCTADPGWVTGTSYGIFGPWLVGASNVVVGGRFSPEAWYETIEEYGVTVWYSAPTAFRMLMGAGDEVVKKFNLGSLRHILSVGEPLNPEVIRWGMKVFNLRVHDTWWMTETGAQLICNYPCMEIKPGSMGKPIPGVKAAIVDDQGNELPPNRMGNLAIKKGWPSMMYTIWNNQQKYESYFMPGDWYVSGDSAYMDEDGYFWFQGRVDDVIMTSGERVGPFEVESKLVEHPAIAEAGVIGIPDPVRGEIIKAFIALRQGFEPSDELKEEIRLFVKKGLAAHAAPREIEFKDKLPKTRSGKIMRRVLKAWELNLPTGDLSTLED
- a CDS encoding GNAT family N-acetyltransferase; protein product: MLHKKTYNAMELKTQHGTLIIEGPIPSEKLASYEFHEDLTSFRVPEQQKKALVEIAKLPEGRIIVARDQHMIVGYVTYLYPDPLERWSEGKMENLIELGAIEVIPKYRGKSVGKNLLTVSMMDDAMNDYIIITTEYYWHWDLKGTGLNVWEYRKVMEKMMNSGGLIWFATDDPEISSHPANCLMVRIGSRVDPDSIQQFDRLRFRHRFMY
- a CDS encoding acetoin utilization protein AcuC, whose protein sequence is MTNHKSIFIHSPKIEEYKFNDYHPFNQIRVTATKDLLELNSSLSSAHVIEPRMATDKELALFHDAEYIQAIKKASMGQLNEEMSSSYGIGTEDTPIFPNMHEASARLVGGTLTAVDHIMNGQADHALHLGGGLHHGFKAKASGFCVYNDIAVAIKYIQETYNLRILYVDTDAHHGDGVQMAFYDDPTVCTLSIHETGRYLFPGTGTTYERGYGEGYGYSFNIPLDAFTEDDSFLEAYETALNEIAAYFKPDIIITQNGADAHYLDPLTHLSCTMKIFEAIPKLAHKIAHQYCQGRWIAVGGGGYDLWKVVPRAWSMIWLEMTEQSSAYKQDLPKEWINRWQEKASVELPTTWFDPPNLVKPIPRKIEINGKNSHILNQALSHIRVT
- the ccpA gene encoding catabolite control protein A; this encodes MTLNITIYDVAREANVSMATVSRVVNGNPNVKPATRKKVLEAIERLGYRPNAVARGLASKKTTTVGVIIPDISSIFFAELARGIEDIATMYKYNIILSNSDQNKDKELHLLNTMLGKQVDGIVFMGGNISEEHVAEFKKSPVPIVLAATLEKSNQIPSVNIDYKQAAFDAVTNLLERGHKQVAFVSGPLHDLINSEEKLEGYRQALAEKGIPYQEELVMEGDYSYDSGIEGYEKLSELSSPLTAIFVATDEMALGVIHSAQDRGKVIPDDVEIIGFDNTRLATMVRPQLTTVVQPMYDIGAVAMRLLTKLMNKEKVEDHIVVLPHRIEFRKSTK
- a CDS encoding bifunctional 3-deoxy-7-phosphoheptulonate synthase/chorismate mutase, which encodes MSNVELDQLREQLDDVNLKLLTLLNERAKIVKEIGKVKETQGVNRFDPVRERYMLDKIATENEGPFETSTLQHIFKEIFKAGLELQENDHRKALLVSRKKKPENTIVNLKGEMIGDGKPHFIFGPCAVESYEQTAKVAEAVKARGLKLLRGGAFKPRTSPYDFQGLGLEGLKILKKVATEYDLAVISEIVNPADIEEAIEYIDVIQIGARNMQNFELLKAAGSVNKPVLLKRGLAATIEEFINAAEYINSRGNGQIILCERGIRTYEKATRNTLDISAVPILKQETHLPVMVDVTHSTGRRDLLLPTAKAALAIGADGIMAEVHPDPAVALSDSAQQMNIEQFNHFLDELHAFMPIKA
- a CDS encoding cell division protein FtsA, which encodes MQEQPIIFSLDIGTRSVVGLIIKKVNDLYEVIDIESIEHSERSMVDGQIHDVRSVSNVITQVKHKLEQKHGPLHKVCVAAAGRALKTERAKVTLDIKRKPLIQKEDILHMELSAVQQAQFALASKYTDENNHYYYCVGYSIMHYHLDGEEIGNLMDQQGEEASVEIIATFLPKIVVESLLSALQQSGLEMEALTLEPIAAINVLIPPSMRRLNVALVDIGAGTSDIAITDEGTVVAYGMVPIAGDEITEAISDELLLDFPLAEKAKRDLYTHENILIEDILGFETEISRLDVINKITDTIDLLANSICQEILRLNRKSPKAIMLVGGGSLTPELPKRIANMLELPENRVAIRGIDAIKNIKLADHLLRGPELVTPIGIAIASGQSPVQYLTVYVNDRPVRLFDMKQLTVGDCLLAAGINMNKLYGKPGMAIMITLNNREYTIPGNHGLAPTLLINGTPCMLDSLVRNGDQLLVEKGEDGKAASITVSELVDEPPTKSIVLNERLEKIRATIMRNGKPIHATDFVKDHDNLTYHFPETIEEILNSINASNLTQLLKPFSVSVNSRKVSLHSHSGKIVKNKREVPKESGFIDQDIVEIVAGPPLLVKELAEHLQLILTDSTTVFFRGEKITLTRESVKILKDGAVLKETDIIENGDSIQTVTTKTSPFIFQDIFRFIDLELPTIGIKGFKLLRNEKEVGFDETLVPGDQLDIVF